From a region of the Triticum aestivum cultivar Chinese Spring chromosome 7D, IWGSC CS RefSeq v2.1, whole genome shotgun sequence genome:
- the LOC123168152 gene encoding GDSL esterase/lipase At5g03610-like: MKLLPTVFLLLLVFLALDDVEARGTPRAHRSNHQWSSMFVFGDDFVDNGNVPNIVGEKTSRQWSYPYGSYRNSNWSGAPVPTGRFSNYRMQSDFIASMLGLAEAPPAYELTSDQSCDSSGMTFAVGGAGVFKVTSTAKKVPTLAAQVQAFKRLVNDDVISTRQLHHSVALIAISGNDYMSGSEANNGFYSSFNDLDIYIGNVATEILDNVAQLQMLGVRKVLVNNLHPIGCMPSQTSSNNYTTCDLLGNYGASVHNKYLNQMIGERDNVHILDLYSAFTDIVNHAPGEGSDRSKDFKRKLTPCCESSYEGGYCGERSSSGKHLYDLCENPDKRFYWDETHPTHAGWEAVMEALEQPLMEFLDQDYVP, translated from the exons ATGAAGCTCCTTCCGACcgtcttccttctcctcctcgtcttccttgCATTGGATG ATGTGGAGGCCCGAGGCACACCTAGGGCTCATCGTTCCAATCACCAGTGGTCCAGCATGTTCGTCTTCGGCGACGACTTTGTCGACAACGGCAACGTTCCAAACATCGTCGGTGAAAAGACGTCGCGGCAGTGGAGCTACCCCTACGGCTCTTATCGCAACTCCAATTGGTCTGGCGCTCCTGTTCCAACAGGACGCTTCTCCAACTACCGGATGCAATCTGATTTTATTG CAAGTATGTTGGGCCTCGCTGAAGCCCCTCCAGCGTACGAGCTTACATCAGACCAATCTTGCGACTCCTCTGGCATGACCTTCGCTGTTGGCGGCGCTGGTGTGTTCAAGGTGACGTCGACGGCGAAGAAGGTGCCGACCCTTGCTGCACAGGTTCAAGCTTTCAAGAGGCTAGTCAACGACGATGTCATCTCCACACGACAGCTTCACCACTCTGTCGCACTCATCGCCATCTCAGGCAATGACTACATGAGCGGCTCCGAGGCCAATAATGGATTCTACTCAAGCTTCAATGAT CTCGATATTTACATAGGAAACGTGGCGACTGAGATCCTAGATAATGTGGCGCAACTGCAGATGCTTGGTGTGAGAAAGGTTCTAGTAAATAACTTGCATCCCATTGGTTGCATGCCTTCACAGACTAGTTCGAACAACTACACCACATGTGACCTTCTTGGCAATTATGGTGCATCGGTGCACAACAAGTATCTAAACCAAATGATCGGAGAAAGGGACAACGTCCACATACTGGACCTCTACTCTGCCTTCACCGACATCGTGAATCACGCCCCTG GTGAAGGGTCGGATCGGTCCAAGGACTTCAAGCGCAAGCTGACCCCGTGTTGTGAGAGTTCCTATGAGGGAGGGTACTGTGGGGAGCGTAGCAGTTCAGGGAAGCACCTCTACGACCTATGTGAGAATCCGGACAAGAGGTTCTACTGGGACGAGACACACCCAACACATGCTGGGTGGGAGGCGGTAATGGAGGCGCTGGAGCAACCTTTGATGGAATTTCTCGATCAGGACTACGTTCCATGA
- the LOC123171558 gene encoding oryzain alpha chain isoform X1 produces the protein MSTSTALMAAASLLLLLVSLAAAADIQMAHRERSEEETRRIFVEWKAKYGRSYDSIREEERRYAIFKDNLLRNIDQQSAAGIERQLNNFSDHTHEGGSNLTGASAFKRDATGRPSSGLRCTRVCHTIRKKKKRKPAEMSS, from the exons ATGAGCACCTCCACGGCTCTCATGGCGGCGgcatcgctgctgctgctgctggtgtcgctggcggcggcggcggacatccAGATGGCGCAcagggagaggagcgaggaggagacGCGGCGGATCTTCGTGGAGTGGAAGGCCAAGTACGGGAGGAGCTACGACTCCATCCGCGAGGAGGAGCGCCGGTACGCGATCTTCAAGGACAACCTGCTGCGGAACATCGATCAGCAGAGCGCCGCCGGGATCGAGCGGCAGCTCAACAATTTCTCCGACCACACCCATG AAGGTGGATCCAATTTGACTGGAGCATCCGCCTTCAAGCGAGACGCAACGGGCCGGCCTAGTTCGGGGCTCCGCTGCACACGCGT ATGCCATAcaatcagaaagaaaaaaaaaaggaagcCCGCTGAAATGAGCTCGTGA
- the LOC123171558 gene encoding oryzain alpha chain isoform X2, with the protein MSTSTALMAAASLLLLLVSLAAAADIQMAHRERSEEETRRIFVEWKAKYGRSYDSIREEERRYAIFKDNLLRNIDQQSAAGIERQLNNFSDHTHEGGSNLTGASAFKRDATGRPSSGLRCTRVKDAIQSERKKKGSPLK; encoded by the exons ATGAGCACCTCCACGGCTCTCATGGCGGCGgcatcgctgctgctgctgctggtgtcgctggcggcggcggcggacatccAGATGGCGCAcagggagaggagcgaggaggagacGCGGCGGATCTTCGTGGAGTGGAAGGCCAAGTACGGGAGGAGCTACGACTCCATCCGCGAGGAGGAGCGCCGGTACGCGATCTTCAAGGACAACCTGCTGCGGAACATCGATCAGCAGAGCGCCGCCGGGATCGAGCGGCAGCTCAACAATTTCTCCGACCACACCCATG AAGGTGGATCCAATTTGACTGGAGCATCCGCCTTCAAGCGAGACGCAACGGGCCGGCCTAGTTCGGGGCTCCGCTGCACACGCGT AAAAGATGCCATAcaatcagaaagaaaaaaaaaaggaagcCCGCTGAAATGA
- the LOC123171558 gene encoding oryzain alpha chain isoform X4, with the protein MSTSTALMAAASLLLLLVSLAAAADIQMAHRERSEEETRRIFVEWKAKYGRSYDSIREEERRYAIFKDNLLRNIDQQSAAGIERQLNNFSDHTHGGSNLTGASAFKRDATGRPSSGLRCTRVKDAIQSERKKKGSPLK; encoded by the exons ATGAGCACCTCCACGGCTCTCATGGCGGCGgcatcgctgctgctgctgctggtgtcgctggcggcggcggcggacatccAGATGGCGCAcagggagaggagcgaggaggagacGCGGCGGATCTTCGTGGAGTGGAAGGCCAAGTACGGGAGGAGCTACGACTCCATCCGCGAGGAGGAGCGCCGGTACGCGATCTTCAAGGACAACCTGCTGCGGAACATCGATCAGCAGAGCGCCGCCGGGATCGAGCGGCAGCTCAACAATTTCTCCGACCACACCCATG GTGGATCCAATTTGACTGGAGCATCCGCCTTCAAGCGAGACGCAACGGGCCGGCCTAGTTCGGGGCTCCGCTGCACACGCGT AAAAGATGCCATAcaatcagaaagaaaaaaaaaaggaagcCCGCTGAAATGA
- the LOC123171558 gene encoding oryzain alpha chain isoform X3 has product MSTSTALMAAASLLLLLVSLAAAADIQMAHRERSEEETRRIFVEWKAKYGRSYDSIREEERRYAIFKDNLLRNIDQQSAAGIERQLNNFSDHTHGGSNLTGASAFKRDATGRPSSGLRCTRVCHTIRKKKKRKPAEMSS; this is encoded by the exons ATGAGCACCTCCACGGCTCTCATGGCGGCGgcatcgctgctgctgctgctggtgtcgctggcggcggcggcggacatccAGATGGCGCAcagggagaggagcgaggaggagacGCGGCGGATCTTCGTGGAGTGGAAGGCCAAGTACGGGAGGAGCTACGACTCCATCCGCGAGGAGGAGCGCCGGTACGCGATCTTCAAGGACAACCTGCTGCGGAACATCGATCAGCAGAGCGCCGCCGGGATCGAGCGGCAGCTCAACAATTTCTCCGACCACACCCATG GTGGATCCAATTTGACTGGAGCATCCGCCTTCAAGCGAGACGCAACGGGCCGGCCTAGTTCGGGGCTCCGCTGCACACGCGT ATGCCATAcaatcagaaagaaaaaaaaaaggaagcCCGCTGAAATGAGCTCGTGA
- the LOC123166004 gene encoding alpha carbonic anhydrase 5 — translation MYSVRVCVYTDPPTFSPFIAKLTSSSTSISKRASGRHSTQNTNMRSARDLRLAVSALLLLLLLSAGVLAARAQHEIDDESEFNYIRGSKNGPENWGKIKEEWATCGTGQMQSPIDLSDHRTSRAPNLGYLNHSYLPVEASIVNRGHDIMVKFNGDAGSLWINGTAYHLRQVHWHSPSEHRVNGRRYNLELHMVHLSAENKTAVIGILYKIGRRDHFLHELESYLRRIADTKEKEEMVGVVDPWEARGDGEAYYRYMGSLTTPACDEGVIWTVIKRVATVSSHQLKLLTDAVHDGFEMNARPLQKVNGRDISFFCPDDHHERYYAAADQ, via the exons ATGTATAGTGTGCGCGTGTGTGTATATACAGACCCACCAACCTTCTCCCCTTTCATAGCCAAGCTAACGAGCAGTAGCACATCGATCAGCAAACGGGCGTCCGGCAGGCACTCAACACAAAACACAAATATGCGTTCAGCTCGCGACCTCCGCCTCGCGGtctcggccctcctcctcctcctcctgctttcAGCCGGCGTCCTGGCGGCAAGAGCCCAGCATGAAATCG ACGATGAGTCAGAGTTCAACTACATCCGCGGGTCCAAGAACGGGCCGGAGAACTGGGGCAAGATCAAGGAGGAGTGGGCGACGTGCGGTACCGGGCAGATGCAGTCGCCTATCGACCTCTCCGACCACCGTACCTCACGGGCACCCAATCTCGGCTACCTCAACCACTCCTACCTCCCTGTAGAGGCCTCCATCGTCAACCGCGGCCACGACATCATGGTCAAGTTCAACGGCGACGCCGGGAGCCTGTGGATCAACGGCACCGCGTACCACCTCAGGCAGGTTCACTGGCACTCCCCCAGCGAGCACCGTGTAAACGGACGCCGGTACAACCTCGAGCTTCACATGGTTCACCTCAGCGCCGAGAACAAGACTGCCGTGATCGGCATCCTCTACAAGATCGGCAGGCGCGACCATTTCCTCCACGAG CTCGAGTCTTACCTGCGGAGGATAGCAGacaccaaggagaaggaggagatggTAGGCGTGGTGGATCCCTGGGAGGCGAGGGGAGATGGCGAAGCCTACTATCGGTACATGGGCTCCCTCACAACGCCGGCGTGCGACGAGGGGGTCATCTGGACCGTCATCAAGAGG GTTGCCACCGTGTCGAGTCACCAACTGAAGCTTCTCACCGACGCCGTCCATGAC GGCTTTGAGATGAATGCGAGACCCCTTCAGAAGGTGAACGGAAGAGATATCAGCTTTTTCTGCCCTGATGATCACCATGAGCGCTATTACGCTGCTGCTGATCAGTAA